GTGTTGAGACGTCTAGTAGCATTAACGCCAATGCCGGAGGATAGAAAATAATGGACGTAATTGGATACGCAAGAGTAGTGCCACAAGAAGGCGGAGACGAAGCGCTGCAACACCAACGTGATCGCATTGAATCTTATTGCAAAGCGAAGCAATATAATCTCGTTGGTTTCTACCAAGAGCAAGTAAGTCGCGATATCGCTCTTGATGAACGCAAGGTTCTTTTAGAAGCAATGGCTGCATCAAAAGGGAAAGCTCTTCTCATTGTCAGACTCAACAAGATAAGCGGACAAAAATCCATGGTGCGCGAGGCTGTTCGTCGCATTACAGAGGGCGGTGGTCAACTGTTAACGGTAGAAGGGTCAAATGATCCGGAAACCATGGAATCGACTCTGCAAGTGACCATGAAGCGGGAGTAGTACAATACAATCTATCATTCGAATTTTTAGGTGTCCGAATTTTTTTAGGAGAATTTACCGTGTCGCTTAATATGCTGATGAATGCCATCGACGGCAAGAAGCTAATGTGCCCTCTTTGCAAGAAGCCGGTTCAGAAATATGAGAAATTCGTTGAAATGACTAACAATGTTTGGGACGGGGCTGGGGATTCGAATAGGAATGAGAGCACGGCCGGCTCGAAGGTGACGCTCATTTGCGGCAACGACAAATGTGAATGGCGCGAGCGGACCGAGTACTGGAAGAATTATATTGAATAGGGCTTTGCTATTCTCCCTGTTTTTGTCATTTCGACCGAAGCGCTGAAAGCGCGAAGTGGAGAAATCTGCTACAGGGATTCATCGGTTTTCTAGATCACCAGCCGCATTGACTCATCAAAAACCTAACCCTTGACGAACTGTTGCCTCATTTAAAAACTAACCCCAGAAGGGGGAAAGAAATGAGGTTAAAGATGAGCAA
The Candidatus Obscuribacterales bacterium DNA segment above includes these coding regions:
- a CDS encoding recombinase family protein; amino-acid sequence: MDVIGYARVVPQEGGDEALQHQRDRIESYCKAKQYNLVGFYQEQVSRDIALDERKVLLEAMAASKGKALLIVRLNKISGQKSMVREAVRRITEGGGQLLTVEGSNDPETMESTLQVTMKRE